The following are encoded in a window of Peromyscus maniculatus bairdii isolate BWxNUB_F1_BW_parent chromosome X, HU_Pman_BW_mat_3.1, whole genome shotgun sequence genomic DNA:
- the LOC107399416 gene encoding paraneoplastic antigen Ma6F-like, translating into MFPSKSTAMALAILQDWCGWMGVNAQRSLLILGIPDDCEEDEFQEAVQAALRPLGRYRVLGKVFRKEIGAKVALVEFADNLNQSLIPRQIPSDRGPWSVIFLPQVPDIELQGTFNFPAQAHGQALQGASGGAGASGTSGAAVEEGDGGETGNVGEAGGAAEEGDEDEARVSEEEGTEGEEGGAGAAPPASFLQEEGAAAEARVSDKEETEGEEGGAGEAGRTAEEEAAAEARVSDEEGAEAEGGVIYEAGVIDEARLSDEGAMDEEDDVVEAGAARMSDEEGAGGDMGVAGVIGAMGWVGAAGEVGAAGEGGVLEAGAGDDGSAGEEGSVGDEGSGSDEGSAGDEGSVDGGGAVGEAGAVGEARMSDEEGAAGDMGVAGIIGAVGLAGAAGEAGGSGEEGAFDVAGGAHGAGAWTQQWSQALQPILENMAYQELRHFSGMEEPGSGGQSFESWLDHANDMLYLWRHISERERRRRLVESLGGPALDLLCELLEEHPDTPAQDCLAALVQVFGNKDTVMTARLKFLTCSQRPQETLFAYVMRLEGLLQMALEKGAIQPAMVDQARVRQVLMRARPNQMLQNTLRRLRLERRPPGFVGLLRLVRETEAWEAALAENAVVPVGEGVEVHGGELDVAQAALVSVGGAEPAPAVREALPAGEDAGQAAAAVLEQAAGPAPDSGGAIKAGPDSDEAKVFPVTQRDEDVLASAGSGQARPTEGPGVPESLARTGDQEVEQPVSEGLKEESENEDGAWEDSHPKPFFGK; encoded by the coding sequence ATGTTCCCTTCCAAGTCCACTGCTATGGCACTGGCGATTCTTCAGGACTGGTGTGGGTGGATGGGTGTCAATGCCCAGCGTTCACTGCTTATCCTGGGCATCCCTGATGATTGTGAGGAAGACGAATTCCAGGAGGCTGTGCAGGCTGCCCTCAGGCCCCTGGGCAGATACCGAGTGCTTGGCAAGGTCTTCAGAAAGGAGATTGGGGCAAAGGTTGCTTTGGTTGAATTCGCTGACAATTTGAACCAAAGTTTGATCCCCCGACAAATACCAAGTGATAGGGGGCCCTGgtctgtgatcttcctgcctcaggtccCTGATATCGAGTTACAGGGTACATTCAATTTCCCTGCACAGGCTCATGGGCAAGCTTTGCAAGGGGCTTCAGGTGGGGCAGGGGCTTCAGGTACATCAGGGGCTGCAGttgaggaaggagatggaggtgAGACAGGGAAtgtgggtgaggcaggaggagcagctgAGGAAGGCGATGAGGATGAGGCAAGAGTGTcggaggaggaaggaacagagggtgaggaaggaggagcGGGTGCagcccctcctgcctccttcctacAGGAGGAAGGAGCTGCAGCTGAGGCAAGAGTGTCAGacaaggaagagacagagggtgaggaaggaggagcaggtgaggcaggaagaacagccGAGGAAGAAGCTGCAGCTGAGGCACGAGTGTCAGATGAGGAAGgagcagaggctgagggaggagttATATATGAGGCAGGAGTAATAGATGAAGCAAGACTGTCAGACGAGGGGGCTATGGATGAGGAAGATGATGTAGTTGAGGCAGGGGCTGCAAGAATGTCTGatgaggaaggagctggaggggaCATGGGGGTTGCAGGTGTTATAGGAGCTATGGGTTGGGTAGGAGCTGCAGGTGAGGTAGGAGCTGCAGGAGAAGGAGGCGTTttagaggcaggagcaggtgatGATGGGTCTGCAGGTGAAGAGGGGTCTGTGGGTGATGAAGGGTCTGGGAGTGATGAGGGGTCTGCAGGGGATGAAGGATCTGTGGATGGTGGAGGGGCTGTGGGTGAAGCAGGAGCTGTAGGTGAGGCAAGAATGTCAGATGAGGAGGGAGCTGCAGGTGACATGGGAGTTGCAGGCATTATAGGAGCTGTGGGATTGGCAGGAGCCGcaggtgaggcaggaggttcaggtGAGGAAGGGGCCTTTGATGTGGCAGGAGGGGCACATGGGGCTGGAGCCTGGACCCAGCAGTGGAGCCAAGCCCTGCAGCCCATCCTGGAAAACATGGCCTACCAGGAACTGAGACACTTCTCTGGGATGGAAGAGCCCGGCTCTGGGGGTCAGTCTTTCGAGAGCTGGCTGGACCATGCCAATGACATGCTATACCTGTGGCGCCACATATCCGAGAGGGAGAGGCGGCGGCGGCTGGTGGAGAGCCTGGGGGGCCCTGCCCTGGATCTCCTGTGTGAgcttctggaagaacatccagatACCCCTGCACAGGACTGCCTGGCTGCACTGGTGCAGGTGTTTGGCAACAAGGATACCGTGATGACCGCCCGGCTGAAGTTCCTGACTTGCTCCCAGCGGCCTCAGGAGACCCTCTTTGCCTATGTGATGCGCCTGGAAGGTCTGCTGCAGATGGCCCTGGAGAAGGGGGCCATCCAGCCTGCAATGGTGGATCAGGCGAGGGTACGGCAGGTGCTGATGCGGGCCAGGCCCAACCAGATGCTGCAGAACACCCTGAGGAGGTTGCGGCTGGAGAGGCGGCCACCTGGCTTTGTGGGGCTGCTCAGGCTTGTCCGGGAGACTGAGGCGTGGGAGGCAGCTCTGGCTGAAAATGCGGTGGTCCCAGTGGGGGAAGGGGTGGAAGTGCATGGTGGAGAGCTGgatgtggcccaggctgcccttgtcAGTGTTGGGGGTGCTGAGCCTGCCCCTGCTGTTAGAGAGGCTCTGCCAGCTGGTGAAGATGctggccaggctgctgctgctgttcttgagCAAGCTGCTGGGCCTGCTCCTGATAGTGGTGGTGCCATAAAGGCAGGCCCTGACTCTGATGAGGCCAAGGTCTTCCCTGTCACCCAGAGAGATGAAGATGTGTTGGCCTCTGCTGGCTCAGGCCAGGCGAGGCCCACTGAGGGCCCAGGTGTGCCTGAGAGCTTGGCCCGTACAGGAGATCAAGAAGTAGAGCAGCCTGTATCAGAGGGGCTGAAGGAAGAGTCAGAAAATGAGGATGGGGCATGGGAAGATAGTCACCCCAAACCCTTCTTTGGCAAATAG